From a region of the Deinococcus budaensis genome:
- a CDS encoding copper-translocating P-type ATPase → MPGVSGATTHDHAAMAQGGRDTSGPVNHDEHAGHGASMVDDMLRRFVISLVLTVPLVLYSPIGETLGFTAMPPFGLSMAWFGLILSTPVVWWGGWPFISAAWRALKRREANMMTLIATGILVSWLFSVYVTLFLGGGEVFFEAAAMLTTLSLLGHWLEMRSRFATGRAVEALLKLAPATARVVRHGQEVELPLEQVVVGDELAVRPGDRVPVDGDVVSGSSYVDESMITGEPIPVQKTAGARVTGGTVNQNGALTFRATAVGSDTALSRIVQMVQNAQASKAPAQRLADTAGKYLVFVALGSGLLAFLIWYLLGASVVFALTAAVSTIVIACPDALALATPTAITVGVGKGAREGVLFKNAAALEATALIDTVIFDKTGTLTEGKPALTDLVPAPGVEEVELLRLAAGADQPSQHPLAEAIVAGARNRGLDVRPPEAFDSVPGHGVVATVEGRQVLIGNRKLMDRESVDVGLLPEAADRLSADGKTAMYVAADGQALGVVAVADTIRETARQAVRALHAAGVQTVMLTGDNRRTAEAVARELGLDTVIAEVLPEDKAAKVQELQGQGRRVAMVGDGVNDAPALAQAEVGIAIGAGTDVAVETADVILVKNNPADVAGSIVLARQVRGKIKQNLFWAAIYNVLAIPFAAGVLYPSYGILLRPEWAALLMSASTIIVTVNALLLNRVRFERPAPAGA, encoded by the coding sequence ATGCCGGGTGTCTCAGGAGCGACCACCCATGACCATGCGGCCATGGCGCAGGGTGGCCGGGACACGTCTGGGCCGGTAAACCACGACGAGCACGCGGGGCATGGGGCGTCCATGGTGGACGACATGCTGCGCCGCTTCGTGATCAGCCTGGTTCTGACAGTCCCGCTGGTGCTGTATTCCCCCATCGGGGAAACCTTAGGGTTCACGGCAATGCCGCCTTTCGGCCTCTCCATGGCCTGGTTCGGGCTGATTCTGTCCACGCCAGTGGTGTGGTGGGGCGGCTGGCCGTTCATCTCGGCGGCGTGGCGTGCCCTGAAGCGGCGCGAGGCGAACATGATGACCCTGATCGCCACGGGCATCCTGGTCTCCTGGCTGTTCTCGGTCTACGTGACCCTGTTCCTGGGCGGAGGCGAGGTGTTTTTCGAAGCGGCGGCGATGTTGACCACCCTGTCGCTGCTGGGCCACTGGTTGGAAATGCGTTCCCGCTTCGCGACAGGACGCGCCGTCGAAGCCCTCCTGAAGCTCGCACCCGCAACCGCACGGGTCGTGCGCCATGGGCAGGAAGTGGAGCTTCCCCTGGAGCAGGTCGTCGTGGGAGATGAACTCGCTGTACGGCCTGGAGACCGGGTGCCGGTGGACGGGGACGTCGTCTCCGGCAGCAGTTATGTCGACGAGAGCATGATCACCGGCGAGCCCATTCCTGTCCAGAAAACGGCCGGAGCCAGGGTGACGGGCGGCACCGTCAACCAGAATGGCGCCTTGACCTTCCGCGCCACCGCGGTCGGAAGTGACACCGCCCTCTCGCGCATCGTGCAGATGGTGCAAAACGCGCAGGCCAGCAAGGCTCCCGCGCAGCGCCTGGCCGACACGGCCGGGAAGTATCTGGTGTTCGTGGCGCTGGGCTCAGGCCTCCTCGCTTTCCTCATCTGGTACCTCCTGGGAGCAAGTGTGGTCTTCGCGCTGACGGCGGCGGTCTCCACCATCGTGATCGCCTGCCCGGATGCGCTCGCGCTCGCCACACCCACCGCCATCACCGTCGGGGTCGGCAAGGGCGCGCGGGAGGGTGTGCTGTTCAAGAACGCGGCGGCCCTGGAAGCCACCGCCCTCATCGACACCGTGATTTTCGACAAGACCGGCACGCTGACAGAAGGCAAGCCCGCGCTCACCGACCTGGTGCCCGCGCCTGGCGTGGAGGAAGTGGAATTGCTGCGGCTTGCGGCTGGAGCAGATCAGCCGTCTCAGCATCCGCTGGCGGAGGCGATTGTCGCGGGGGCCAGGAACAGGGGCCTGGACGTGCGTCCCCCGGAAGCGTTCGACTCGGTGCCTGGGCACGGTGTGGTCGCCACCGTGGAGGGCCGCCAGGTCTTGATCGGCAACCGCAAGCTGATGGACCGCGAGAGCGTGGATGTGGGCCTCCTGCCGGAGGCGGCGGACCGGCTGTCAGCCGACGGGAAGACCGCCATGTACGTGGCTGCTGACGGGCAGGCGCTGGGTGTGGTGGCCGTGGCCGATACCATCCGGGAGACCGCCCGTCAGGCGGTGCGGGCCTTGCATGCCGCGGGGGTGCAGACGGTGATGCTGACCGGGGACAACCGCCGCACGGCCGAGGCCGTGGCGCGCGAACTGGGTCTGGACACGGTGATCGCCGAGGTGCTGCCGGAGGACAAGGCGGCAAAGGTTCAGGAGTTGCAGGGCCAGGGCCGCCGGGTGGCGATGGTGGGCGACGGCGTGAATGACGCCCCAGCGCTGGCCCAGGCGGAGGTGGGCATCGCCATCGGGGCAGGCACCGATGTGGCCGTCGAGACCGCCGACGTGATCCTGGTGAAGAACAATCCAGCAGACGTGGCGGGCAGCATCGTCCTGGCCCGGCAGGTGCGGGGCAAGATCAAGCAGAACCTCTTCTGGGCCGCCATCTACAACGTGTTGGCGATTCCCTTCGCGGCGGGCGTGCTGTACCCCTCTTACGGCATCTTGCTGCGCCCGGAGTGGGCGGCGCTGCTGATGAGCGCCAGCACCATCATCGTCACCGTGAACGCCTTGCTGCTGAACCGGGTGCGCTTCGAGCGTCCGGCACCCGCTGGAGCGTAA
- a CDS encoding glutaredoxin family protein, whose translation MSTPTLTLYTTPTCPDCRALKVWLDRQGIPYDERDLTDPAVATEAKTRYGVRIAPITVLGDLFFFGTFADQRPQLQRLLANG comes from the coding sequence ATGTCCACCCCGACCCTCACTCTGTACACCACGCCCACCTGCCCGGACTGCCGCGCGCTCAAAGTCTGGCTCGACCGGCAGGGCATTCCCTACGACGAGCGGGACCTCACCGATCCCGCTGTCGCCACGGAGGCCAAAACCCGGTACGGCGTCCGCATCGCCCCCATCACGGTTCTCGGTGACCTGTTCTTCTTCGGCACGTTCGCCGACCAGCGACCACAGCTGCAACGGCTGCTCGCGAATGGTTGA
- a CDS encoding ArsR/SmtB family transcription factor yields the protein MRRHALAMPPDPQDLAHVTGLFQALADSTRLSLLLALIDAERTVTDLSETLRQPQSTVSRHLATLRHTRLVQTRRDGPRVYYRLADVHLTHLLTEAFSHAQHARLGLPDHPAVPAREPQ from the coding sequence ATGCGGCGCCATGCCCTGGCCATGCCACCCGACCCGCAGGACCTCGCGCACGTCACCGGCCTGTTTCAGGCACTGGCGGACTCCACCCGCCTCAGCCTGTTGCTGGCCCTGATCGACGCGGAGCGGACAGTCACCGACCTGAGCGAGACCCTGCGGCAACCACAGAGCACGGTCAGCCGCCACCTGGCGACGCTGCGGCACACCCGGCTGGTTCAGACCCGGCGCGACGGCCCGCGTGTGTACTACCGCCTGGCCGACGTCCACCTGACCCACCTGCTGACGGAGGCCTTCAGCCACGCGCAGCACGCGCGCCTCGGCCTTCCCGACCACCCGGCCGTGCCTGCCAGAGAGCCCCAGTGA
- a CDS encoding MFS transporter translates to MNAYATFAALQNPLFARLYAAQTVSQIGDALTWVGLALLAAQLAGPAQAPAVLAVALTLRVTAFVLLSPLAGVLADRMNRRTMLAACHFGRMVVIGLMVFAGAVWQVYLLMFLLNALTAFFTPANQATVPLVVGRDEARPAFALSSATTELLGILGPGLAGLLAAGLGARALFVVDAASFLLAGLLILTLPALRAERGKVQHSKLDDVRDGTARLWRDPPVRFALLMELVAAIAGALILTVTVARIQGGLQLGDAPFGWVMAAYGLGATLASLAVGAAGKRLPLTRFIALGALITSAAILPGDLLPLGGLMVFWLLAGVGQNWVNLPTETLLAERTEEAAQGRVYGAHFAWSHLWWAFAYPVAGFLGTRFPDRAFLLGGLLSLLVLAGVWVTHRKRMT, encoded by the coding sequence GTGAACGCATACGCCACCTTCGCCGCGCTGCAAAATCCCCTTTTCGCCCGGCTCTACGCCGCGCAGACCGTGAGTCAGATCGGTGACGCGCTGACCTGGGTGGGCCTGGCCCTGCTCGCCGCTCAACTCGCCGGACCCGCCCAGGCGCCTGCCGTCCTGGCCGTTGCCCTGACGCTGCGCGTGACGGCCTTCGTGCTGCTCAGCCCCCTGGCGGGCGTCCTGGCTGACCGGATGAACCGCCGCACGATGCTCGCCGCCTGCCATTTCGGGCGGATGGTCGTGATCGGCCTGATGGTGTTTGCCGGTGCGGTATGGCAGGTGTACCTGCTGATGTTCTTGCTCAATGCCCTCACCGCGTTTTTTACTCCCGCCAACCAGGCGACCGTTCCCCTGGTGGTCGGGCGTGACGAGGCCCGCCCGGCCTTCGCGCTGTCCAGCGCGACCACGGAACTGCTCGGGATCCTCGGCCCGGGTCTGGCAGGTCTGCTCGCCGCAGGGCTGGGCGCTCGGGCCCTGTTTGTGGTGGACGCCGCCTCATTTCTGCTGGCGGGCCTGCTGATTCTGACCCTGCCAGCGTTGCGGGCTGAGCGCGGCAAGGTGCAGCACAGCAAGCTCGACGACGTGCGTGACGGGACGGCTCGGCTCTGGCGGGACCCACCGGTCCGGTTCGCGCTCCTGATGGAACTGGTCGCGGCCATTGCTGGCGCGCTGATCCTCACCGTGACCGTGGCCCGGATCCAGGGCGGTCTCCAGCTGGGCGACGCGCCGTTCGGCTGGGTGATGGCCGCCTATGGCCTGGGGGCGACCCTGGCGTCCCTGGCCGTCGGGGCAGCCGGGAAGCGCCTTCCCCTGACGCGTTTTATCGCGCTGGGGGCGCTGATCACCTCCGCGGCGATCCTGCCGGGAGACCTGCTGCCCCTGGGGGGGCTGATGGTGTTCTGGCTGCTGGCCGGCGTGGGGCAGAACTGGGTGAATCTGCCGACAGAAACCCTGCTGGCCGAACGGACCGAGGAGGCCGCGCAGGGCCGGGTGTACGGCGCGCATTTCGCGTGGAGTCACCTATGGTGGGCCTTCGCGTATCCGGTTGCGGGCTTCCTCGGCACACGCTTCCCGGACCGGGCGTTCCTGCTGGGTGGCCTGCTGTCGCTGCTGGTGCTGGCCGGAGTCTGGGTTACGCACCGCAAGCGTATGACCTGA
- a CDS encoding TetR family transcriptional regulator yields the protein MPKLWTETVEAHRRAVRDATLDATAALVAEHGLAAVTMSRIAEETGIGRATLYKYFADVNAILMAWHERQVMSHLHHLAAIRNQAGDPGQQLEDVLEAFALISHEDHGTELTALLHRGPHVARAQQHLQEFVQNLLAEGARAGVLRSDVAPSELASYCLHALTAASSLPSKAAVQRLVSVTLAGLRPPLH from the coding sequence GTGCCAAAGCTGTGGACTGAAACGGTGGAAGCCCACCGCCGCGCAGTGCGTGACGCCACCCTGGACGCCACCGCCGCCCTGGTCGCCGAGCACGGACTGGCCGCTGTGACGATGTCCAGGATCGCCGAAGAGACCGGCATCGGGCGGGCGACCCTCTACAAGTACTTCGCGGACGTCAACGCGATTCTGATGGCCTGGCACGAGCGACAGGTCATGAGCCATCTCCACCACCTCGCGGCCATCCGTAACCAGGCCGGTGACCCCGGCCAGCAGCTCGAAGACGTTCTGGAGGCCTTCGCCCTCATTTCCCACGAGGATCACGGCACCGAGCTCACCGCGCTGCTGCACCGGGGTCCACACGTCGCGCGGGCACAGCAGCATCTCCAGGAGTTCGTTCAGAACCTGCTGGCGGAAGGCGCGCGGGCAGGGGTGCTCCGCAGTGACGTCGCACCCAGCGAGCTGGCCAGCTACTGTCTGCATGCCCTCACCGCAGCCAGCAGCCTGCCCTCCAAGGCCGCGGTGCAGCGCCTGGTCTCCGTTACCCTGGCCGGATTGCGGCCTCCTCTCCACTAG
- a CDS encoding N-acetylmuramoyl-L-alanine amidase, which translates to MRLFLLVSGLTVLLGTSAVAAPRVGTHTGFTRVVFALPKTTTASVKVSGQTATVNLGLSLSAERGALNALGITGYAVTGRTVTLTLAKGHGQAKASVLPAAGGQPARLVIDVPTGAAAARVPARPAASPAAGVPRPVSRQAARPRVVLDPGHGGNDSGMASAWVREADVNLAVSLMVRQELVKRGVDVVMTRSSDRHLHADKRKDLDLRSRLATTGTVSAFVSIHTNASGPGAQGIETFYFGQPLAGQGRSTAVFENGGGAVGEALTRSLTNSAQGMLGDLLAQAKLSFSRQLAQQVQSNLIRATGAVSRGVRTDAFYVISNPTTPAVLIELGFGSHPVEGPKLAQPAYQQRLAGAITKALLAFLNIK; encoded by the coding sequence GTGCGTCTCTTCCTGCTCGTTTCCGGCTTGACCGTCCTGCTGGGCACTTCAGCCGTTGCCGCCCCCCGGGTGGGCACGCACACCGGCTTTACCCGCGTGGTGTTCGCGCTGCCCAAGACCACCACCGCCAGCGTGAAGGTTTCCGGGCAGACGGCCACCGTGAACCTGGGGCTGTCCCTATCGGCGGAGCGGGGTGCCCTGAACGCGCTGGGCATCACCGGGTACGCCGTCACGGGCCGCACGGTGACCCTCACGTTGGCCAAGGGGCATGGCCAGGCGAAGGCCAGCGTGCTTCCGGCAGCGGGTGGCCAGCCCGCCCGGCTGGTGATCGACGTTCCGACCGGTGCCGCGGCTGCGCGTGTGCCCGCCCGCCCGGCGGCATCCCCCGCGGCAGGGGTCCCCCGGCCCGTCAGCCGTCAGGCGGCCCGGCCACGGGTGGTTCTCGATCCCGGGCATGGTGGGAACGATTCCGGTATGGCCAGCGCCTGGGTGCGCGAGGCGGACGTCAACCTTGCGGTGTCGCTGATGGTCCGCCAGGAACTGGTGAAACGCGGAGTGGACGTGGTGATGACCCGCAGTTCCGACCGGCACCTCCATGCGGACAAACGCAAGGATCTGGACCTGCGCTCCCGGCTGGCCACCACCGGCACGGTCAGTGCGTTTGTCAGCATCCACACCAACGCGTCTGGCCCGGGGGCGCAGGGCATCGAGACGTTTTACTTCGGGCAGCCGCTGGCCGGGCAGGGACGCAGCACGGCCGTCTTCGAGAACGGCGGCGGCGCGGTCGGCGAGGCCCTCACGCGCAGCCTGACCAACAGCGCTCAGGGCATGCTGGGCGACCTGCTCGCGCAGGCGAAGCTGTCTTTCTCCCGGCAGCTCGCGCAGCAGGTGCAGTCCAACCTGATCCGCGCCACGGGCGCCGTGAGCCGCGGCGTCCGCACGGACGCGTTCTACGTGATCAGCAATCCCACGACGCCCGCCGTCCTGATCGAGCTGGGGTTCGGCTCACACCCGGTCGAAGGCCCGAAGCTCGCGCAGCCCGCGTACCAGCAGCGTCTCGCCGGGGCCATCACCAAAGCGCTCCTCGCGTTCCTGAACATCAAGTAG